From Shewanella psychrophila, a single genomic window includes:
- a CDS encoding OmpP1/FadL family transporter, whose product MNKIHSLTLLSSALLLACQANAAGTLIPEMSTMTVSTAGAGSAVIAENASVAYSNPAGMSYLDGDALSVNLAMMDLGVHYKDASDPSLDSGNAGGLQPYGSLYYVHQLSDDVHLGMSISVQGGSALDYGTSYGGSLNLNDLRLSVMQFNPSVAYQVNSKLSLGAGLQVDYATFEESLIYDQANVNTDSWSLGYNLGAIYQWDKDTRFGITYRSRMDHDLTGTFNSNPVKVDLPNVPDSLDPTIPAKSGLAGLNVLNPRQVEVSGLHQLSQPLSLVWSLGFEQWSDNESTRVSINGNNVTQIDRNFENVWTGALGARYQLTSRVRLEAGIGYASSPLDIPEYQGADLPVDTQHRYSIGVTYRWTKDTVFNTYYSYVDYGEPKINNDGMNGQFDNSNQFFGITMNMAFN is encoded by the coding sequence ATGAATAAAATACACTCTTTAACCTTATTGAGTTCAGCCTTGCTGCTCGCCTGCCAGGCAAACGCGGCCGGCACCTTAATTCCGGAAATGAGTACCATGACTGTGAGTACTGCCGGAGCAGGTAGTGCTGTGATAGCAGAAAATGCATCGGTAGCATATTCGAATCCCGCAGGTATGAGTTATCTTGATGGTGACGCATTAAGCGTTAACCTAGCCATGATGGATCTCGGAGTTCATTATAAAGATGCATCAGATCCTAGCTTGGATAGTGGCAATGCCGGAGGACTTCAACCCTATGGCTCCCTCTACTATGTACATCAACTAAGTGATGATGTACATCTTGGCATGAGCATCTCAGTCCAGGGAGGAAGCGCATTAGATTATGGAACAAGCTATGGGGGATCATTAAACTTGAACGACCTCAGATTATCGGTAATGCAGTTTAATCCAAGTGTTGCTTATCAAGTTAATTCAAAGCTATCTCTTGGTGCAGGCCTTCAAGTTGACTATGCGACGTTTGAAGAAAGTCTGATCTATGATCAAGCCAATGTGAATACGGACAGTTGGTCTCTGGGGTATAACCTTGGCGCCATTTATCAGTGGGATAAAGATACACGTTTTGGTATTACCTATCGTTCTCGAATGGATCATGACTTAACCGGAACATTTAATAGCAATCCAGTCAAGGTAGATCTACCGAATGTACCTGACTCATTAGATCCGACTATCCCTGCCAAATCTGGCCTGGCAGGTTTAAATGTATTGAACCCACGTCAAGTTGAAGTCTCGGGACTGCATCAATTATCTCAACCTCTTAGTCTTGTTTGGAGCCTTGGTTTTGAACAGTGGAGTGATAATGAATCCACCCGAGTATCTATTAATGGCAACAACGTGACTCAAATAGATCGCAATTTTGAAAATGTCTGGACTGGCGCCCTGGGCGCCCGTTATCAATTAACCTCTAGAGTACGACTAGAAGCCGGCATAGGGTATGCGAGTTCTCCATTGGATATACCTGAATACCAAGGTGCAGACCTGCCTGTTGATACTCAACATAGATACAGTATTGGCGTAACGTATCGATGGACGAAAGACACCGTATTCAATACATATTATAGCTATGTGGATTATGGCGAACCTAAGATTAATAATGATGGTATGAACGGACAATTTGATAACTCGAATCAATTTTTCGGAATTACCATGAACATGGCCTTTAACTGA
- a CDS encoding sulfatase-like hydrolase/transferase: MKKTSLAKTALAIAVTSFGAHAAHTQPNIVTIMIDDVSPMDISAYHRGLGAIETPNIDRIAKRGMMVSDYYAQGSSTAGRSAFITGQYPYRTGLTTVGQPGSNIGLQKEDPTLAQMLKAKGYSTVHVGKSHLGDRNKYLPTVHGFDEFYGFLYHLNVMEMPEQANFPKDPDFVGRPRNMIHSYATDDYDKTVQDRWGAIGKQRIEDKGPLGAERMKTIDDDFLKFSTNWLDKHEASQPDKPFFMWFNPSRMHQQIHVKDEYLGSSGHTEYFDALKELDDQIGVLLDKLDALGETDNTIIMFTADNGINLDHWPMAGSASFRGQKGTTWDGGFRVPMLISWPGHIPEGKYTSGFMTSEDWVPTLMAAATGDTKIKQELLKGKKIGDTNYKVHLDGYNQLDMLTNNGASKRHDFFFYNEQDLNAFRVGKWKVHLKTKTEWTEPAKAWPLGIILDIKADPFERSIDTNGWFLWMKERSWVVPILQKSIVDYKKSLKAFPPRQKSGGIGMSDKSVK; this comes from the coding sequence ATGAAAAAAACAAGCTTAGCCAAGACTGCCTTGGCGATTGCCGTGACCTCTTTTGGTGCTCATGCGGCTCATACACAACCTAACATTGTCACTATTATGATTGATGATGTGAGTCCTATGGATATCTCAGCCTATCACCGTGGCTTAGGGGCGATAGAAACCCCCAATATAGATCGTATTGCGAAACGCGGCATGATGGTGAGTGATTATTATGCACAAGGCAGCTCTACTGCGGGTCGAAGTGCCTTCATTACCGGTCAATACCCCTATCGAACGGGCCTGACAACGGTAGGGCAGCCAGGCTCGAATATTGGTCTGCAAAAAGAAGATCCGACTCTGGCTCAGATGCTGAAGGCCAAAGGCTACTCGACGGTTCATGTTGGCAAGAGCCACTTAGGAGATCGTAATAAGTACTTACCTACCGTTCATGGCTTCGATGAGTTTTATGGCTTCCTGTATCACTTAAATGTCATGGAGATGCCTGAGCAGGCAAACTTTCCTAAAGATCCCGATTTTGTCGGGCGGCCACGAAATATGATCCACAGTTATGCCACCGATGATTATGATAAAACCGTACAGGATCGCTGGGGAGCAATTGGTAAGCAGCGCATCGAAGATAAGGGACCCTTGGGCGCAGAGCGCATGAAAACCATAGACGATGACTTTTTGAAATTTTCCACGAATTGGTTAGATAAACATGAGGCAAGCCAGCCAGATAAGCCTTTCTTCATGTGGTTTAATCCATCGCGTATGCATCAACAAATTCACGTCAAAGATGAGTATTTAGGTTCGAGCGGGCATACCGAATACTTCGATGCATTGAAAGAGTTAGATGATCAAATTGGGGTGTTGCTAGATAAACTCGATGCCCTTGGAGAAACGGACAATACCATCATCATGTTCACCGCAGATAACGGTATTAACTTAGATCACTGGCCAATGGCGGGTTCGGCTTCGTTCCGTGGTCAGAAAGGGACTACATGGGATGGAGGCTTTAGAGTACCTATGCTTATCAGCTGGCCGGGACACATCCCTGAAGGGAAATACACAAGTGGCTTTATGACTTCCGAAGACTGGGTTCCTACTCTGATGGCCGCAGCTACCGGCGATACTAAAATTAAACAGGAATTACTTAAAGGTAAGAAAATTGGCGATACAAACTACAAGGTGCATTTAGATGGTTACAACCAATTAGATATGTTGACTAACAATGGAGCCAGTAAGCGTCACGATTTCTTTTTTTATAACGAGCAAGATTTGAACGCGTTTCGTGTCGGCAAGTGGAAAGTGCACTTGAAAACTAAGACCGAGTGGACCGAACCAGCAAAAGCCTGGCCTCTGGGCATCATCCTGGATATTAAGGCGGATCCTTTTGAGCGCAGTATCGATACTAACGGTTGGTTCCTATGGATGAAAGAGCGTTCTTGGGTAGTGCCAATATTGCAAAAATCAATTGTGGATTACAAAAAATCATTGAAAGCTTTTCCTCCTCGTCAAAAGTCGGGTGGGATCGGCATGTCGGATAAATCAGTTAAATAG
- a CDS encoding DUF1254 domain-containing protein, producing MFKKRITAVIVATVLMHSMGVSAHEMKSLPSSAASQIQDNQASTWLDQESYLLATDAYLWGSTLVRMEQVARQYTDLSQAQNDTSYRAPLNHFGHARRLPTDEDTDMPTANRDTLYSSAIVDVSKQPMILSTPEVDDRYFVIDMFDMWHNLFKYVGTRTTGKSAQKMMIVAPDWQGDVPKGVTLVEAPTAKVWLWGRTQVFGEKDYSKVHEIQDHYTLTPLSMYLSGKITDFTSTPLSPRAGIAKDPLRFYEELGAYLKANPISKRQQALLGQFKKIGLSEDGFDPSKLTQAMKVQLEKAVRDGRQIVAAQTSNPVTLMQKDAWFYSFVLDQFGDDNALRSLISHPYLGGQGAKEAMYPIAYTDSRGQLLSGNKNYTMHFTTAPPVHSFWSVTLYDAKTKMLIGNEINRFSISDQTPITKNSDGTFDLVLSYKKPIDSKLVSNWLPTAKDNFYAITRLYVPSQAILDMKWTVPGINPSK from the coding sequence ATGTTTAAGAAACGAATAACTGCCGTTATTGTGGCAACGGTTTTAATGCATTCTATGGGGGTCAGTGCCCATGAAATGAAATCTCTTCCTTCGTCTGCAGCCTCCCAGATACAAGATAATCAAGCCAGTACCTGGTTAGATCAAGAAAGTTACCTACTGGCAACCGATGCCTATTTATGGGGCTCGACCTTAGTTAGGATGGAGCAGGTTGCACGCCAATATACTGATCTATCGCAAGCTCAAAATGACACTAGTTATCGTGCGCCCTTAAATCATTTTGGCCATGCCCGTCGCCTTCCTACCGATGAAGATACAGATATGCCCACCGCAAATCGCGATACCTTGTATTCGAGTGCAATAGTCGATGTGTCGAAACAGCCAATGATCTTATCGACGCCCGAGGTCGATGATCGATATTTTGTCATCGACATGTTTGATATGTGGCATAACCTGTTTAAGTACGTGGGAACCCGTACTACGGGAAAATCTGCTCAAAAAATGATGATTGTGGCACCTGATTGGCAAGGCGATGTGCCAAAGGGAGTCACGCTTGTTGAGGCGCCGACCGCTAAGGTCTGGTTATGGGGGCGTACCCAAGTCTTTGGTGAAAAAGATTACTCTAAGGTTCATGAGATTCAAGATCATTACACTCTGACACCATTGAGCATGTATCTGTCGGGGAAAATCACCGACTTTACCTCTACGCCTTTATCGCCCAGAGCTGGAATTGCTAAGGATCCTCTGAGATTCTATGAAGAACTTGGTGCTTACCTAAAAGCCAACCCGATTTCTAAACGTCAGCAAGCACTCTTGGGGCAATTCAAAAAAATAGGCCTGAGTGAAGATGGATTTGATCCCAGTAAATTAACTCAGGCGATGAAGGTGCAACTGGAGAAAGCTGTCAGAGATGGACGACAAATTGTCGCGGCGCAAACGTCAAATCCGGTCACTTTGATGCAGAAAGATGCCTGGTTTTATTCTTTTGTGCTTGACCAATTTGGTGATGATAACGCGTTACGCTCACTGATTTCTCACCCCTATCTCGGCGGGCAAGGGGCGAAAGAAGCCATGTACCCGATTGCTTATACAGACTCACGAGGTCAATTGCTTTCGGGTAACAAGAACTACACCATGCATTTTACTACCGCCCCGCCAGTTCACTCGTTCTGGTCCGTCACTCTGTACGATGCAAAAACAAAGATGTTAATTGGTAATGAGATTAATCGTTTTAGCATCAGCGACCAAACCCCCATCACCAAGAATAGTGATGGAACGTTCGATCTTGTCCTCTCCTATAAAAAACCCATAGACAGCAAGCTGGTGTCCAATTGGCTACCTACAGCCAAAGATAACTTCTATGCCATCACTCGTCTATATGTGCCATCACAGGCAATTCTCGATATGAAGTGGACTGTACCAGGGATTAATCCGTCGAAATAA
- a CDS encoding LysR family transcriptional regulator, which yields MAKDLNLLRLLIILGEEKQTVLAAKRMNVSQPTISIMLKKLRDQFDDPLFIRDKNNLVPTRKCSRILSSLPDIFIQLDTLYSDNTKWDISELSGELHLILSPPLIPTLGVHLIRLLTSLAPELTVQCSHWSLGTPQQLELNAQHFGITYLPMETNKTLMEQEIGSDEFAFVVRKDHPLTEATVKALLPYPICISIIPGVTGPSKAEKLIRHFKLKKKISLRTGDISLMTNLMKESDYISIMPRSLQSSIGDNFRFLSLPQELVPRGYQRKIAFFCHQTNRKQPLTEWLIRESKAILAQGCP from the coding sequence ATGGCTAAAGATTTAAATCTACTGCGTTTGCTGATTATTCTAGGTGAAGAAAAACAAACTGTATTAGCCGCAAAACGCATGAATGTAAGCCAGCCGACTATCAGCATCATGTTGAAAAAATTGCGGGATCAATTTGATGATCCCCTCTTTATCAGAGATAAAAATAACTTGGTGCCTACAAGAAAATGCAGCCGAATTTTATCAAGCTTACCCGATATATTTATTCAACTAGATACGCTTTATAGCGATAACACCAAGTGGGATATCTCAGAGCTTAGTGGAGAACTTCATCTCATACTTTCGCCGCCTCTGATCCCGACTCTCGGGGTTCATTTAATTAGACTACTGACGTCATTAGCGCCCGAACTCACGGTGCAATGTTCCCATTGGAGTCTGGGGACGCCGCAACAGCTTGAGCTTAATGCTCAACATTTCGGTATTACTTACCTTCCCATGGAAACCAATAAGACGTTAATGGAACAAGAGATCGGCAGTGATGAATTTGCTTTTGTGGTGAGAAAAGACCACCCCCTAACGGAAGCGACTGTTAAGGCCCTGCTGCCTTACCCTATTTGTATCAGTATTATTCCGGGTGTCACGGGCCCGTCTAAAGCCGAGAAACTCATTCGTCATTTTAAGCTAAAGAAAAAAATAAGCCTGAGAACCGGTGACATATCTTTGATGACTAATTTAATGAAAGAGAGTGATTACATAAGTATCATGCCGCGTTCACTGCAATCCTCTATTGGCGACAACTTTCGTTTTCTCTCTCTGCCTCAGGAGTTGGTTCCGAGAGGTTATCAAAGAAAAATTGCGTTTTTCTGTCATCAAACTAACCGTAAGCAACCCCTAACCGAGTGGTTAATCAGGGAGTCGAAAGCAATACTAGCCCAAGGTTGCCCTTAA
- a CDS encoding DHA2 family efflux MFS transporter permease subunit, translated as MSAGAESISELPSAVTAEPQGYGKGSRRAWIAVFGGLIGAFMAILDIQITNASMKEIQGSLGATLEEGSWIATAYLVAEMIAIPLSGWLSQGLSVRRYLLWTTTAFIGASVLCSMSWNLESMIAFRAMQGFFGGALIPLAFRLILEFLPDDKRSVGMALFGVTATFAPSIGPTLGGWLTEQFSWHYLFYINVPPGLLVMAMLAYGLEKKPVVWDKLKNMDLSGIITMALGMGCLEVVLEEGNRKEWFGSDLIRNLSIVAAVNIALFIYIQLKKKEPLVNLRLLGQRDFALSTLAYFLLGMALFGAIYLIPLYLSQIHDYSPLEIGEVIMWMGFPQLLILPFIPKLMERFDGRYLAAFGFAMFSLSYYMNSHMTADYAGDQMIASQIVRALGQPFILVPIGIIATMHIKPHENASASTVLNVMRNLGGACGIALVATMTDNLSREHLAHIKETLPAVSSLANDYFTQTASVLTQAGSDPVTASAQAHAMLSQTMTQQAYIQAYNDVFYMLSALLLIAVASVLLIRKSGSKP; from the coding sequence ATGAGTGCCGGTGCCGAGTCAATATCAGAGTTGCCATCCGCAGTGACGGCCGAGCCTCAGGGTTATGGGAAAGGTAGCCGCCGAGCCTGGATTGCCGTTTTTGGTGGTCTTATCGGTGCCTTTATGGCGATTCTGGATATTCAGATAACCAATGCCTCCATGAAGGAGATTCAAGGCAGCCTGGGAGCGACCTTAGAAGAAGGTTCTTGGATCGCTACCGCTTATCTGGTGGCAGAGATGATCGCCATTCCACTGTCAGGCTGGTTGAGTCAGGGTCTGTCGGTACGACGTTACCTGTTGTGGACTACGACTGCTTTTATCGGGGCGTCGGTACTCTGTTCTATGTCCTGGAATCTGGAGTCTATGATCGCCTTTAGAGCCATGCAAGGCTTCTTCGGTGGGGCGTTGATCCCTTTGGCATTCAGGCTGATTCTTGAGTTTCTTCCCGACGATAAGCGTTCGGTGGGTATGGCCTTGTTTGGCGTAACTGCTACGTTTGCCCCGTCTATTGGCCCGACTCTGGGTGGTTGGTTGACCGAGCAGTTTAGTTGGCACTATCTTTTTTACATCAATGTGCCCCCAGGACTACTGGTGATGGCCATGCTCGCCTACGGTCTGGAGAAGAAACCTGTCGTATGGGATAAGCTGAAAAATATGGACTTGTCTGGCATCATCACCATGGCATTGGGGATGGGGTGCTTGGAAGTGGTGCTTGAGGAAGGCAATCGTAAGGAGTGGTTCGGCTCGGATCTGATCCGTAATCTGAGTATCGTAGCTGCCGTCAACATCGCCTTGTTTATCTATATACAGCTGAAGAAGAAAGAGCCTCTGGTTAATCTCAGGTTGCTGGGGCAGAGAGATTTCGCCCTTTCAACCTTGGCGTACTTTCTGTTGGGTATGGCGTTATTCGGTGCCATCTATTTGATCCCTCTCTATCTATCACAAATTCATGATTATAGTCCTCTGGAAATAGGCGAAGTGATCATGTGGATGGGCTTTCCGCAGCTGCTAATACTACCTTTTATTCCTAAACTTATGGAGCGTTTCGATGGTCGCTATCTGGCGGCATTCGGTTTCGCCATGTTTTCTCTGAGTTACTATATGAATAGCCATATGACGGCGGATTATGCAGGCGATCAGATGATAGCCTCACAAATCGTGCGCGCTCTGGGTCAGCCATTTATTCTGGTGCCCATTGGCATCATAGCCACCATGCATATCAAGCCCCACGAAAATGCCTCGGCATCGACGGTACTCAATGTGATGCGTAACTTAGGAGGAGCCTGTGGTATTGCGTTGGTGGCGACCATGACAGATAACTTGTCTCGGGAGCATCTGGCCCATATTAAAGAGACGCTGCCTGCGGTGAGCTCTCTGGCTAATGACTATTTCACTCAAACTGCCAGCGTGCTAACACAGGCTGGGTCAGATCCTGTGACAGCTTCGGCTCAGGCTCATGCGATGCTGAGTCAGACGATGACGCAACAAGCCTATATTCAGGCCTATAATGATGTGTTCTACATGTTGTCGGCTCTGCTGCTGATCGCCGTAGCGTCAGTACTCTTGATCAGGAAATCAGGTAGTAAGCCTTAG
- a CDS encoding HlyD family secretion protein — translation MSKSKLFILAPLFIAAIAGGGYYWWTQVRFFESTDNAYVEADISNISVKVPGYVVMTDITDNQHVDAGQLLAQLEDNQYEAKVAQGDAELDSAIADQQALLAKVSLQHALINQAAAGVAAAESDLSRAQQQLMRSKKLKVKNYSSQDDVDERQAGVESSIAHLDEAKAALIAQQRELAVFNAQLQQIDSNVVKARAGLDLAKIQLADTQVRAPFSGVIDKRGAMMGQYVQPGQALYSLVPDGAVWITANFKETQIQHMQPGQTVKVNLDAFPDKTFTGVIDSLSPASGAKFSLLPAENATGNFTKIVQRIPVRIRLDLSEEEARVVPGLSAVVKVDTRSASLDQALAANPGR, via the coding sequence ATGTCCAAAAGTAAATTATTCATTCTAGCGCCACTCTTCATCGCAGCAATAGCGGGTGGTGGCTATTACTGGTGGACTCAGGTGCGCTTCTTCGAATCCACCGATAATGCCTATGTGGAAGCAGACATTTCAAATATTAGTGTTAAGGTTCCCGGTTATGTGGTGATGACAGATATTACCGATAACCAACATGTCGACGCTGGTCAACTATTGGCTCAGCTTGAAGACAATCAATATGAAGCTAAGGTCGCTCAGGGCGATGCCGAGTTAGACAGTGCTATCGCAGATCAACAAGCCCTGTTAGCAAAGGTGAGTCTGCAGCATGCTTTGATTAATCAAGCCGCAGCAGGTGTTGCCGCTGCTGAGTCAGATCTTTCTCGTGCACAGCAGCAGTTAATGCGTTCGAAGAAACTAAAAGTGAAGAATTACAGCTCTCAAGACGATGTCGATGAGAGGCAGGCCGGCGTGGAGTCATCCATTGCTCATTTGGATGAAGCTAAGGCTGCGCTGATCGCTCAGCAGAGAGAGCTAGCTGTATTTAATGCGCAGCTACAACAGATCGATTCAAATGTTGTTAAGGCGAGAGCCGGATTAGATTTGGCTAAGATACAGCTGGCCGATACTCAGGTGAGAGCGCCATTTTCGGGTGTGATCGATAAGCGCGGGGCCATGATGGGTCAGTATGTGCAGCCCGGTCAGGCCCTCTACAGTTTGGTGCCGGATGGGGCTGTATGGATCACGGCTAATTTTAAAGAGACCCAGATCCAACATATGCAGCCCGGTCAAACGGTGAAAGTTAATCTCGATGCGTTTCCCGACAAAACCTTTACAGGTGTTATCGATAGTCTGTCACCCGCATCCGGTGCCAAATTTAGCCTGTTGCCGGCAGAAAATGCTACCGGCAACTTCACCAAAATAGTGCAGCGTATTCCGGTGCGGATCCGTCTCGATCTTAGTGAAGAGGAGGCGAGGGTGGTTCCTGGTTTGAGTGCCGTCGTTAAAGTCGATACCCGCAGTGCCTCACTAGATCAAGCCCTCGCTGCTAATCCGGGTCGCTAG
- a CDS encoding LysR family transcriptional regulator has protein sequence MDLNRVQMFAQVVEQGSFTGAAKALGLTKATVSRKIAELEADAGVQLLFRTTRKLKLTEAGSAYYNRVHRILLDLKQAEDQLSASQQVIKGQLRIVCPIELGQLFLGKIFARFLERYPDISIEAELSNRKVDVIEEDVDVLFQITSSTDTRLQSYDLLITAKTLMASPAYLARNGTPKTPQDLNQHKAIKLKSAHMDASWTLFDGDKWVTLDPDAQLTVNNVTLAREAAIEGLGIATVPNIIAQHALENRLLIPLLEDFPMTQTKLTMSFPQRAYLPRKYRVFIEFLYESLSQNPDNILLETPDFISMPQ, from the coding sequence ATGGATCTCAATCGCGTGCAAATGTTTGCTCAGGTCGTCGAGCAGGGAAGTTTTACCGGAGCGGCTAAAGCCTTGGGCCTGACCAAGGCCACGGTGAGCCGTAAGATAGCCGAATTAGAAGCTGATGCTGGGGTTCAACTCTTGTTTCGCACCACCAGAAAGCTCAAGTTAACCGAGGCAGGTTCGGCCTATTACAACCGGGTTCATCGTATCTTACTGGATCTTAAGCAGGCCGAAGATCAACTCAGTGCCAGCCAGCAGGTGATCAAGGGACAACTCAGAATTGTTTGCCCCATTGAGCTAGGACAGCTATTTCTTGGAAAAATATTTGCTCGCTTCCTCGAGCGCTACCCTGACATATCCATAGAAGCTGAGCTCAGTAACCGCAAGGTTGATGTGATTGAAGAGGATGTGGATGTGTTGTTTCAAATAACCTCGTCAACAGATACCAGGCTGCAGAGTTATGATCTGCTTATTACGGCCAAAACCCTGATGGCGAGCCCGGCATACCTTGCTCGTAATGGCACACCAAAAACTCCGCAAGACCTCAACCAGCATAAGGCTATTAAGCTGAAATCAGCACATATGGACGCCAGCTGGACCCTGTTTGACGGCGATAAGTGGGTAACCTTAGACCCGGATGCTCAACTGACAGTGAACAATGTCACTTTAGCCAGAGAAGCCGCAATAGAGGGCTTAGGCATAGCGACCGTGCCCAATATAATAGCCCAACATGCCTTAGAAAACAGACTGTTGATCCCTCTGCTGGAAGACTTCCCTATGACCCAGACTAAGCTCACCATGAGCTTTCCACAACGAGCCTATCTCCCGAGAAAATACCGGGTGTTTATCGAGTTTCTCTACGAGAGTCTGAGTCAAAACCCGGATAATATTCTGCTTGAGACCCCCGATTTCATCTCAATGCCACAGTAA